The Stratiformator vulcanicus genome has a segment encoding these proteins:
- a CDS encoding sodium:calcium symporter, producing the protein MSTETKPSSRASDGWGSRIGVILAVAGSAVGLGNFLRFPGQAASNGGGAFMIPYFISLLILGIPLAWAEWTMGRYGGRRGFNSAPGIFSAIWHHPAAKYLGMLAVLIPLMIYMYYVLIEAWCLGYAFNYLIGNEKLTASNADFGAFFGSYVGIEQDGVLMSPKGADGKVNAFRAENFQLLGILIFTFGVNFALIYRGVSKGIETFCKIAIPLMVVLALVVLVRVMTLPPQPIPEDQLAAAAANSTVEGDSPTTRSVSDGLGFMWNPDFSKLLEPKTWLAAAGQIFFSLSVGFGVIINYASYLKKEDDIALGSLTACSMNEFFEVCLGGLITIPAAFIFLGTAVIGMGTFAVGFNALPEVFAKMPFGQLFGFLWFFMLFVAAMTSSISMLQPAIAFLEEGFGLKRQDSVAILGLITAMGTGFVFYFSKGLTALDTIDFWVGTFLIFVLALIQAILYGWLFGLKRGDREMHEGAHIKVPALVQFLLKYVVPVYMLVIFVSFIATNVFTKFETVGGNRAPIAVATSVTDDFEEGAALPASIRETLQEQLKSREIDESLPTDAVLSKERGKWSIGNGPDSIYPEYRFVKTEVEPTAGESEAKPEEVLALQKRVPGRLEGILSNPSAMMSILFIGVVSVFMLVMIHIAGINWAESGRLAAARTYDDPAAETPDSIEVTP; encoded by the coding sequence GTGTCGACCGAAACGAAACCATCTTCCCGCGCCAGCGATGGCTGGGGCTCGCGGATCGGAGTCATTCTCGCCGTAGCCGGGTCGGCCGTCGGTCTCGGAAACTTCTTGAGGTTCCCCGGCCAAGCTGCCTCAAACGGCGGCGGGGCGTTCATGATCCCCTACTTTATTTCGCTGCTCATTCTCGGCATTCCGCTGGCATGGGCCGAATGGACAATGGGGCGGTACGGCGGGCGTCGCGGTTTCAACTCGGCCCCGGGCATTTTCTCGGCGATCTGGCATCACCCGGCGGCGAAATATCTCGGGATGTTAGCCGTGCTGATCCCGCTGATGATCTACATGTACTACGTGCTGATTGAAGCGTGGTGCCTGGGATATGCGTTCAATTATCTGATCGGCAATGAAAAGCTGACGGCCTCAAATGCAGACTTCGGGGCGTTTTTCGGAAGTTACGTCGGCATCGAGCAGGACGGGGTGCTGATGAGTCCCAAAGGGGCCGACGGCAAGGTGAACGCCTTTCGGGCGGAGAATTTCCAACTGTTGGGTATTCTGATTTTCACATTCGGGGTCAATTTTGCCCTGATCTATCGAGGCGTCAGCAAGGGCATTGAGACCTTCTGCAAGATCGCCATTCCCCTGATGGTCGTCTTGGCGTTGGTCGTTCTAGTGCGCGTGATGACGCTGCCGCCGCAGCCGATTCCGGAAGACCAACTCGCTGCAGCAGCCGCTAATTCCACGGTCGAAGGCGATTCCCCCACAACCCGGTCGGTCAGCGACGGGCTCGGGTTTATGTGGAATCCGGACTTCTCCAAACTATTGGAACCGAAGACTTGGTTGGCTGCTGCCGGGCAAATTTTCTTCAGTCTCTCCGTCGGGTTCGGCGTCATTATCAACTATGCCAGTTACCTCAAAAAGGAAGACGACATCGCACTCGGCTCGCTGACCGCGTGCAGCATGAACGAGTTCTTTGAAGTCTGCCTTGGTGGGCTGATCACGATTCCGGCTGCGTTTATCTTTCTCGGGACGGCGGTGATCGGGATGGGCACGTTTGCCGTTGGATTTAACGCATTACCGGAAGTGTTCGCGAAGATGCCGTTCGGGCAGTTATTTGGCTTTCTATGGTTTTTCATGCTGTTCGTGGCCGCAATGACCAGCAGTATCTCCATGCTTCAGCCGGCGATTGCGTTTCTTGAAGAAGGCTTTGGTCTGAAGCGGCAAGACTCGGTCGCGATCCTGGGTTTAATTACCGCGATGGGGACCGGATTCGTCTTCTATTTTTCGAAAGGGCTGACGGCGCTCGACACGATCGACTTCTGGGTCGGCACCTTCCTGATCTTCGTACTGGCCCTGATTCAGGCTATTCTTTATGGCTGGCTGTTCGGGCTGAAACGAGGCGACCGTGAGATGCATGAGGGCGCCCACATCAAGGTGCCGGCGTTGGTGCAGTTTCTCCTGAAATATGTGGTGCCGGTCTACATGCTGGTCATCTTCGTGTCGTTCATTGCCACGAATGTCTTCACAAAGTTTGAGACCGTCGGCGGCAACCGGGCGCCGATCGCCGTTGCGACGTCCGTAACCGACGATTTCGAAGAGGGAGCCGCACTGCCGGCGTCGATTCGAGAGACACTTCAGGAGCAACTTAAGAGTCGCGAAATCGACGAGTCTCTCCCGACTGACGCGGTCCTCAGCAAGGAACGCGGGAAGTGGTCGATTGGCAACGGCCCCGATTCGATTTATCCGGAGTATCGCTTCGTGAAAACCGAAGTCGAACCGACCGCGGGTGAGTCAGAGGCCAAGCCTGAGGAGGTGCTCGCTCTTCAAAAGCGAGTGCCTGGTCGGCTGGAAGG
- a CDS encoding helix-turn-helix transcriptional regulator, translating to MTATAVRQRLRRLQAEGCVDRRTTSSGRGRPGHHYFVTDHGRRQLGENYEELAVVLWRELKNISNPDVRAAILSRVQDVLVQKYGAEVDGRTILGRLRQLRTALGRCGFDVEVDDSGEVPVLRENNCPYHDLASDDRSICELEQRVFEKVLGSNMILKHRCLDGHHCCEFAPVESELVALGSGAITTERKESEG from the coding sequence GTGACCGCGACCGCGGTGCGTCAGCGACTGCGGCGATTGCAGGCAGAAGGTTGTGTGGATCGACGGACGACGAGTTCGGGACGCGGCCGGCCGGGGCACCATTATTTCGTGACTGATCATGGTCGCAGGCAATTGGGCGAGAACTACGAAGAGCTTGCGGTGGTGTTGTGGCGGGAGTTGAAAAACATATCCAACCCGGACGTCCGAGCGGCAATTTTATCGCGTGTTCAAGACGTATTGGTTCAAAAGTACGGCGCCGAGGTCGATGGCAGGACCATTCTCGGTCGGCTGCGTCAATTGCGGACCGCGCTCGGGCGTTGCGGTTTTGACGTCGAAGTTGATGATTCAGGAGAGGTCCCAGTCCTGCGGGAAAACAACTGCCCGTATCACGATTTGGCCTCCGATGACCGGTCAATCTGCGAATTGGAACAGCGCGTGTTCGAGAAGGTGCTCGGCTCGAACATGATCCTGAAGCACCGCTGCCTCGACGGCCATCACTGCTGCGAATTTGCTCCCGTTGAAAGCGAGTTAGTTGCACTGGGAAGTGGGGCGATAACAACGGAACGGAAAGAAAGCGAAGGCTGA
- a CDS encoding NADH-quinone oxidoreductase subunit B — MTAWIEGRFEENVITTTLEQAMNWAQASAIWPMTFGLACCAIEMMAVGASRYDLERFGCGAFRATPRQADLMIVAGTVTHKMATRVRRLYEQMPDPKYVIAMGACTIGGGPYFKHGYHVVKGVDLVVPVDVYVPGCPPRPEALLEGIMRVQDKIKARKVTKGEFTLPVPHHEGHVRPVPIT, encoded by the coding sequence GTGACCGCATGGATTGAAGGACGCTTCGAGGAAAACGTCATTACGACGACCCTTGAGCAGGCGATGAATTGGGCCCAAGCCTCGGCGATCTGGCCGATGACCTTCGGCTTGGCCTGCTGCGCGATCGAAATGATGGCCGTCGGCGCTAGCCGCTACGACCTGGAACGCTTCGGCTGTGGGGCCTTCCGCGCCACGCCGCGACAGGCTGACCTGATGATCGTCGCCGGCACCGTCACCCACAAGATGGCCACCCGAGTTCGTCGGCTCTATGAGCAGATGCCCGATCCGAAGTACGTGATCGCGATGGGCGCCTGCACAATCGGCGGCGGGCCTTACTTCAAACACGGCTACCACGTGGTCAAAGGCGTTGACTTGGTCGTGCCCGTCGACGTCTACGTCCCCGGCTGCCCTCCGCGACCCGAAGCGCTGCTCGAAGGCATCATGCGGGTGCAGGACAAGATCAAAGCCCGCAAGGTCACCAAGGGAGAATTCACGCTCCCGGTGCCCCACCACGAAGGCCACGTCCGACCCGTGCCCATCACGTAA
- the sufC gene encoding Fe-S cluster assembly ATPase SufC gives MSTLKIENLHVSVGETPILKGVDLEIKSGEIHALMGPNGSGKSTLAYALAGHPLYEITDGTVKLDETDITEMEADQRARLGMYLAFQYPVTIPGVKVADFLRHAVSNVRNPDRQEGGELVSMREFRKEIYEQLDKLGVDRSFARRYLNDGFSGGEKKRMEIVQMAMLQPRFAILDETDSGLDTDAVNVVSEGVRKLAGDEMGVLIITHHDRLLEYNVPQNTHVMMAGRIIETGGPELAKELHEKGYAAVRERHPEAAKEEHEKQQAETVGVAK, from the coding sequence ATGAGCACTCTCAAAATCGAAAATCTGCACGTTTCCGTCGGCGAGACTCCGATCCTCAAGGGCGTCGATCTCGAGATCAAATCAGGCGAAATTCACGCCCTGATGGGCCCCAACGGCTCCGGCAAAAGTACGCTCGCTTATGCCCTTGCCGGTCATCCGCTTTATGAAATCACTGACGGAACGGTGAAACTCGACGAGACCGACATTACGGAGATGGAGGCTGACCAACGTGCACGACTTGGTATGTACCTCGCTTTCCAATACCCCGTCACGATTCCCGGTGTGAAGGTGGCCGACTTTCTGCGGCACGCCGTCTCGAACGTGCGGAACCCCGATCGGCAGGAAGGCGGGGAACTCGTCTCGATGCGAGAATTTCGCAAAGAGATTTACGAACAACTCGACAAACTCGGTGTCGACCGCTCTTTCGCCCGCCGCTACCTCAACGACGGCTTCTCAGGCGGTGAGAAGAAGCGCATGGAAATCGTGCAGATGGCCATGCTGCAGCCGCGGTTCGCGATCCTTGATGAAACCGACTCGGGACTCGACACCGACGCGGTCAACGTCGTGAGTGAAGGCGTGCGAAAACTTGCCGGCGACGAAATGGGAGTCTTAATTATTACACACCACGACCGGTTGCTTGAGTACAACGTGCCTCAGAATACGCACGTCATGATGGCCGGACGCATTATCGAAACCGGCGGCCCCGAGCTGGCAAAAGAACTGCATGAAAAAGGCTACGCCGCCGTTCGCGAGCGACATCCCGAAGCCGCGAAGGAAGAGCATGAGAAACAACAGGCGGAAACGGTGGGCGTCGCCAAGTAA
- the sufB gene encoding Fe-S cluster assembly protein SufB, whose product MSTDAPAKNPNSDVSIGDYKYGFHDPTDKYVFKSRKGLNREIVAQISEMKAEPEWMRQYRLDAYEHFESRPMPTWGGDLSQIDFQDIFYYMRASDRQEKSWDDVPEDIRNTYDKLGIPEAEKKYLAGVKAQYESEVVYGSLQEDLEKQGVIFTDTDSGLRDHPEIFKEYFGSVIPYQDNKFAALNSAVWSGGSFIYVPPGVQVDFPLQAYFRINSENMGQFERTLIIVDEGASIHYVEGCTAPTYTTDSLHSAVVEIVVKREARCRYTTIQNWSNNVYNLVTKRAYAYGDSLMEWVDGNLGSQLTMKYPAIHLMEPGARGETLSIAFANEGQHQDAGAKMVHMAPHTSSRIISKSISKGGGRSSYRGLVKVAKGCDDVKSNVVCDALILDAQSRSDTYPYIEVEDENVAIEHEASVSKIAEEQLFYLMSRGLSEAEASAMIVTGFIEPLVKELPMEYAVEMNRLIELQMEGSVG is encoded by the coding sequence ATGTCGACCGATGCACCAGCGAAAAATCCGAATTCGGATGTCTCTATCGGTGACTACAAGTACGGGTTTCACGACCCGACCGATAAATACGTCTTTAAGAGCCGCAAAGGTCTTAATCGCGAGATCGTCGCTCAGATTTCGGAAATGAAGGCCGAACCGGAGTGGATGCGGCAGTATCGACTCGATGCCTACGAGCACTTTGAGTCGCGTCCGATGCCGACGTGGGGCGGGGACCTGTCTCAGATCGACTTTCAGGATATCTTCTATTACATGCGGGCCTCCGACCGGCAGGAAAAGAGCTGGGACGACGTGCCCGAAGACATCCGCAACACCTACGACAAACTCGGCATTCCCGAAGCGGAAAAAAAGTATCTCGCCGGCGTGAAGGCTCAGTATGAGTCGGAAGTCGTTTACGGTTCGCTGCAGGAAGACCTCGAAAAGCAGGGAGTCATCTTCACCGACACGGACAGCGGGCTGCGTGATCACCCGGAGATATTCAAAGAATACTTCGGCTCAGTCATACCGTATCAAGACAATAAATTTGCGGCGCTCAATAGCGCAGTCTGGTCGGGCGGTTCGTTCATCTATGTTCCGCCCGGCGTGCAGGTCGACTTCCCGCTGCAGGCCTATTTCCGCATTAACAGCGAGAACATGGGCCAGTTCGAGCGGACCCTGATTATCGTCGATGAAGGCGCAAGCATTCATTACGTCGAAGGCTGCACGGCTCCGACCTACACGACCGACAGCCTGCACTCCGCGGTTGTCGAGATCGTCGTAAAGCGTGAGGCCCGCTGTCGCTACACGACGATTCAGAACTGGTCCAACAATGTTTACAACCTCGTCACCAAACGGGCTTACGCCTACGGCGACTCCTTAATGGAGTGGGTCGACGGCAACCTCGGCTCGCAATTGACGATGAAGTATCCCGCGATCCATTTGATGGAGCCGGGGGCCCGCGGGGAGACGCTCTCGATCGCGTTCGCCAATGAAGGCCAGCATCAGGATGCCGGGGCGAAGATGGTGCACATGGCTCCGCATACGTCGAGCCGAATTATCTCCAAGAGTATCTCGAAGGGGGGCGGACGGTCCAGTTACCGCGGCCTCGTGAAGGTCGCCAAAGGTTGCGACGATGTTAAGTCGAACGTCGTTTGCGATGCTTTAATTCTCGATGCACAAAGCCGCAGCGATACCTATCCCTATATTGAAGTCGAAGACGAAAACGTCGCGATTGAGCACGAAGCGAGCGTCTCCAAAATCGCCGAAGAACAGCTCTTTTATCTAATGAGCCGCGGTCTTAGCGAGGCCGAAGCCTCAGCCATGATTGTCACCGGCTTCATCGAGCCGCTCGTGAAAGAGCTGCCGATGGAATACGCCGTGGAAATGAACCGCCTGATTGAACTTCAAATGGAAGGTTCGGTGGGGTAG
- the sufD gene encoding Fe-S cluster assembly protein SufD, with translation MSATLAEEQTLPATFDEAACEALITQRGESETEAQRRRSALRNYESLQAQELDPEEWRRVELRPLKPENFSVSKQAGQADFATRLGSSDEFGGRAVHVDGHATEISLDPELAEQGVIFGDLHTVMRQHGDLLEPHFMTHAVKAETDRFTAWHAAFVTGGTVLYVPKGVQVEKPLHSLIGLTQGGAADFSHTLVILEDGASAALLEETASSTEEPGLHVGAVELILGKEARLRYVQLQNWNTKTFHLAHQVGRVERDANLQWTVGGLGSRLAHVHQDVHLDGRGAHAEVNGVTFSTNRQQLSYYTEQNHNAPDTTSDLLYKTVLRDKSKVVWRGMIKVEKEAQRTDGYQRCDSLMLSDTARSDSIPGLEIEADDVRCTHGATTGKVDEEQIFYCMSRGVGRSEAMHMIVEGFFQHIYDRIPVEAVREVLDDAVQKKLGIGE, from the coding sequence ATGTCTGCTACTTTAGCGGAAGAACAAACTCTTCCCGCCACCTTCGACGAAGCGGCTTGCGAGGCGCTGATCACTCAGCGGGGCGAGAGCGAGACTGAGGCGCAGCGTCGACGTTCTGCGCTGCGGAATTATGAGTCCCTGCAGGCGCAAGAACTCGACCCCGAAGAGTGGCGACGTGTCGAACTGCGTCCGCTCAAACCTGAGAATTTCAGCGTCTCTAAGCAAGCGGGGCAAGCCGACTTTGCGACGCGTCTGGGTTCCAGCGATGAGTTCGGCGGGCGGGCGGTACACGTCGATGGCCATGCGACCGAGATCTCGCTCGACCCCGAGTTAGCTGAGCAGGGCGTCATCTTTGGTGACCTGCACACTGTAATGCGTCAGCACGGCGACCTTCTGGAACCTCACTTCATGACCCATGCGGTGAAAGCCGAGACCGATCGGTTTACCGCATGGCACGCCGCATTCGTCACGGGGGGGACCGTGCTGTATGTGCCGAAGGGCGTCCAGGTCGAGAAGCCGCTGCACAGTCTGATCGGACTCACACAGGGCGGGGCAGCCGATTTCAGCCATACACTCGTAATCCTCGAAGATGGCGCCTCAGCAGCCCTATTGGAAGAAACGGCCTCGTCGACCGAAGAGCCGGGATTGCACGTTGGTGCGGTCGAGCTGATCCTTGGCAAAGAAGCCCGATTGCGTTACGTCCAGTTGCAGAACTGGAACACAAAGACGTTCCATCTCGCGCATCAAGTCGGGCGAGTCGAGCGTGACGCGAACCTTCAATGGACCGTCGGAGGACTCGGCTCGCGACTGGCCCATGTCCATCAGGATGTTCATCTCGACGGTCGCGGAGCGCATGCGGAGGTAAACGGCGTCACGTTCTCCACGAACCGTCAGCAACTTTCCTACTATACCGAGCAAAACCACAACGCCCCCGATACGACGTCCGACCTGCTCTATAAGACGGTCCTCCGGGATAAGTCGAAGGTCGTGTGGCGTGGCATGATCAAAGTCGAAAAGGAAGCTCAGCGGACCGACGGCTATCAGCGATGCGACTCTTTAATGCTCTCTGATACGGCCCGCAGCGACTCGATTCCCGGTCTCGAAATCGAAGCCGACGACGTCCGCTGCACCCACGGAGCGACAACCGGCAAGGTCGATGAAGAACAAATTTTCTACTGCATGTCGCGCGGCGTCGGTCGCTCCGAAGCGATGCACATGATCGTGGAAGGCTTCTTTCAGCATATCTACGATCGCATCCCCGTCGAAGCCGTTCGCGAGGTGCTCGATGACGCGGTGCAGAAGAAACTGGGCATCGGGGAATAA
- a CDS encoding metal-sulfur cluster assembly factor, translating into MPSEVQLIDALKEVIDPELMVNIVDLGLVYEVEQAEGEPKVNVEMTLTSPACPAGPQIISQSKAALERLEGVDEADIKLVMDPPWSPERMTDDARDQLGIF; encoded by the coding sequence ATGCCTTCCGAAGTTCAATTAATCGACGCACTGAAAGAAGTCATCGACCCCGAGCTGATGGTCAACATCGTTGACTTGGGACTCGTCTACGAGGTTGAGCAAGCCGAGGGCGAGCCGAAGGTCAACGTGGAGATGACCCTCACCAGCCCCGCGTGCCCGGCAGGACCGCAGATCATCTCTCAGTCCAAGGCGGCACTGGAGCGGCTTGAGGGCGTCGACGAAGCCGACATCAAGCTCGTGATGGACCCGCCGTGGTCACCGGAGCGGATGACGGATGACGCGCGGGACCAGTTGGGTATTTTTTAG
- the hemP gene encoding hemin uptake protein HemP, with amino-acid sequence MQPNSDNITGRAETRIAVGDDASKARITSKELLAGRPEIEIEHDGAVYRLRLTKAGKLILHK; translated from the coding sequence ATGCAGCCCAACTCCGACAATATTACCGGCCGCGCAGAGACCAGAATTGCCGTGGGCGACGATGCGTCAAAAGCCCGCATTACGTCAAAAGAGCTGCTCGCCGGCCGCCCGGAAATCGAAATCGAGCACGACGGGGCCGTCTATCGCCTCCGCCTGACCAAGGCGGGCAAGCTGATTTTGCATAAGTGA
- a CDS encoding DUF1559 domain-containing protein — protein MLRTAPFRLRGFTLIELLVVIAIIAILIALLLPAVQQAREAARRTSCTNNMKQVGIATQNFHDVNGELPYATIDRIEGDDADTFPTGFIQILPYLERDDVAQRWDAEERRDSTLDADGDGFSNADLQQMTIPTLLCPTMVRPTALGGAENRAPASYLWSSGTKDPILLTYWSFFGPMATEPEYDGAIVPLLTNVANTVNERPTRLRDITDGTSNTFLLGETDFMATGSVTDDMGGVWAYGFAGYAWGTTLHEIDRHDLSPRTGFTALPGEVPYGAFRSQHPGGLSFSLCDGSVRFVSATTDRNVLNALSTRSGGEVY, from the coding sequence ATGCTTCGTACCGCCCCGTTCCGCCTCCGCGGATTCACGCTGATTGAACTGCTCGTCGTGATCGCGATCATTGCGATCCTGATCGCCCTCCTATTGCCCGCGGTCCAACAGGCTCGAGAAGCCGCTCGCCGGACGAGTTGCACGAACAACATGAAGCAGGTCGGAATCGCGACTCAGAACTTTCACGATGTAAACGGTGAATTGCCTTACGCGACGATTGACCGCATCGAAGGGGACGACGCCGACACGTTCCCGACCGGCTTCATTCAGATTCTGCCATACCTCGAACGGGACGACGTCGCGCAGCGGTGGGACGCGGAGGAACGTCGTGACAGCACGCTCGATGCCGACGGTGACGGCTTTTCGAACGCCGATCTGCAGCAGATGACCATTCCGACGCTGCTGTGCCCCACGATGGTCAGGCCGACCGCATTGGGAGGGGCGGAGAATCGTGCCCCGGCCAGTTACCTGTGGTCGTCGGGCACGAAGGATCCGATTCTGCTGACTTATTGGAGCTTCTTCGGACCGATGGCGACCGAACCGGAATACGACGGAGCCATCGTCCCGTTACTCACGAATGTAGCCAACACCGTCAACGAACGGCCGACACGTCTCCGCGATATCACCGACGGCACGTCGAACACGTTCCTGCTCGGCGAGACCGACTTTATGGCGACCGGCTCGGTCACCGACGATATGGGCGGCGTATGGGCGTATGGATTCGCCGGCTATGCGTGGGGCACGACGCTCCACGAAATTGACCGACATGATTTATCGCCGCGAACAGGGTTTACGGCGCTGCCGGGCGAGGTTCCCTATGGCGCTTTCCGCAGCCAGCACCCGGGCGGATTGAGCTTTTCCCTGTGCGATGGCTCGGTCAGGTTCGTTTCCGCGACGACGGATCGCAACGTGCTCAACGCGTTGTCGACACGCAGCGGCGGCGAGGTTTATTAA
- a CDS encoding Kelch repeat-containing protein has product MKNGFPHLLTVGLTVALCASAVPAFAHFPWLTVEDRYGAEPKLQCYFAESAAPDDPKLLKYVEGADVWQLSARGEPKAVELDKSEEELSRTVDPGNAESLFFLAHDLGVMTRHGSTFRLKYTALTGPDLKGWAWKSAKFPEAAGLIVRPERDGGEITVQVTFQGEPVVGAEVHFNSLLGDEIKRETNEKGLVAFKLDENEIESLRVKLVEQKSGEVGGDSFDEVRHYATVTFPPASHKPLATKVLPHDIPEHVTSFGAAVADGKLYFYGGHTGGAHDYYREGQSHTLWSLDLSGKGSWQRLVDGPHLQGNALVTHDGKLYRIGGFTAKNSEGEEQDLWSQSSFAAFDPASNKWTELPALPEPRSSFDAAVLGDHIYVIGGWGMSGDADSKWHRTAWKFDLTDADGEWTALPDAPFARRALSVAAFDGNIYAIGGMQEEGGPTTETAIYDTASKSWSAGPRLNGTSMTGFGSSAFSTGGRLYVSVYDGTLQRLSEDGSRWEVVGDLPTARFFHRMLPLDDDTLVFLGGANMGVGKFEKVETLDVAK; this is encoded by the coding sequence ATGAAGAACGGTTTTCCGCATTTACTTACGGTCGGGCTTACTGTCGCTCTCTGCGCGTCTGCAGTTCCGGCCTTCGCCCACTTCCCCTGGCTCACCGTCGAGGACCGCTACGGCGCCGAGCCGAAGCTGCAGTGCTACTTTGCCGAGAGCGCGGCGCCCGATGATCCAAAACTGCTCAAGTACGTCGAAGGGGCCGACGTGTGGCAGCTTTCCGCACGCGGCGAGCCGAAGGCCGTTGAACTTGATAAGAGCGAAGAGGAACTTTCGAGAACTGTCGACCCCGGCAACGCCGAGTCGCTCTTCTTTCTGGCCCATGATCTCGGAGTGATGACGCGGCACGGTTCGACGTTCCGCCTCAAATACACGGCTCTGACCGGCCCCGACCTTAAGGGGTGGGCTTGGAAAAGTGCGAAGTTTCCCGAAGCCGCCGGGTTAATAGTCCGCCCGGAACGAGACGGCGGCGAGATTACAGTTCAGGTGACCTTTCAAGGCGAACCGGTTGTCGGGGCGGAAGTGCACTTCAACAGTTTGCTCGGGGACGAAATTAAGCGGGAGACGAACGAGAAAGGCCTTGTTGCTTTCAAACTCGACGAAAACGAAATCGAATCGCTGCGAGTGAAGTTAGTAGAGCAAAAGTCGGGCGAAGTCGGCGGCGACAGTTTCGACGAAGTCAGGCACTACGCAACGGTCACCTTCCCGCCCGCCTCTCACAAGCCGCTCGCGACAAAGGTGCTGCCGCACGACATTCCGGAGCACGTCACCAGCTTCGGAGCCGCGGTCGCCGACGGCAAGCTCTACTTCTACGGCGGTCACACCGGCGGAGCCCACGACTACTACCGGGAAGGCCAAAGTCACACCCTTTGGTCGCTCGACCTGAGCGGCAAAGGTTCATGGCAGCGGCTCGTCGACGGCCCGCACCTGCAGGGCAACGCGCTCGTCACTCATGACGGCAAGCTCTACCGCATCGGAGGATTTACGGCAAAAAACAGTGAGGGCGAGGAGCAGGATTTGTGGTCGCAGAGTTCCTTCGCGGCGTTCGACCCTGCAAGTAACAAATGGACCGAGTTGCCCGCCCTGCCGGAGCCCCGGTCATCATTCGATGCCGCAGTGCTCGGCGACCATATCTATGTCATCGGCGGCTGGGGCATGTCGGGGGATGCCGATAGCAAATGGCATCGCACCGCGTGGAAATTCGACCTCACCGATGCCGATGGAGAGTGGACGGCGCTTCCCGATGCACCGTTCGCCCGGCGGGCTCTTTCGGTTGCCGCGTTCGACGGCAATATTTACGCCATCGGCGGGATGCAGGAAGAGGGCGGCCCGACGACGGAAACGGCAATCTATGACACCGCTTCGAAGTCATGGTCTGCCGGCCCTCGCCTGAACGGAACATCGATGACGGGATTCGGATCATCAGCTTTTTCGACGGGCGGTCGACTCTATGTCAGCGTCTATGATGGTACGCTCCAGCGTCTTTCCGAAGACGGCAGCCGTTGGGAAGTCGTGGGCGATCTGCCGACCGCCCGCTTTTTCCATCGCATGTTGCCCCTTGATGACGATACGCTCGTTTTCCTGGGCGGGGCCAACATGGGCGTCGGCAAGTTCGAAAAGGTGGAGACGTTGGATGTCGCGAAGTAA